A segment of the Gemmatimonadaceae bacterium genome:
AGGATTCGGAGTCATCGAACTGAGCGAAAGCTGCCGGAACAGGCTCGGGGGAACGCGGCAGCGACGATCGGGCAGGCCCCACGCATTCCTCCGGCCGTTTCCGGTCCGTTCGTCGCATCCGTTCCCCGATTCTGAGCGGCTCACCTGGCGCGACGATCTCGAACGGCCGCCGATGCTCCGGCCGCCGCCGACAAAAAACCGGTGGCCGCACCGCCGTGCGACCACCGGTTTCTCGTATGCCACCAACGCGATCAGTGCGCGTTCATCGACGCGCTGCCCCCGTAGTTGTCGCCCAGGAAGTGCGTGGCGAAGAACTCCATCATCATCTCCTGCGCGTACGGGGCCATGTCGCCGTAGCCGTGTGGCTTCGGAGGATAGACCATCACCGAGAAGCGCTTGTGGGCCTTGATGAGCGCGTTCACCAACCGCATGGTGTTGGCCGGGTGCACGTTGTTGTCCATGAGACCCGTCTCGAGCAGCAGCGCGCCCTTGAGATTCGGCGCCAGCTCGACCGTGGTCGGCACGTGGATCTCGTACTTGGCGGTCGTGTCCGCCGGATCGCTGGCGGCCTGCGGGGTGCTTCCCCCCATGCGCCCGCGCCCGCCGCGGCCGCCACGTCCGGCGCCGGTGGCATTGGGCGATTCGATCTTCAGCCCGTGGTACTGCTCGCTCCAGTTCTGATTGTAGACGTTGTTGTCGTGGTTGCCCGACTCGCTCACGCCCACCTTGAAGAACTCGTTGTACGGCGGGAGGAGCATCGCCGCGGCGGTCTGGAACCCCCCGCCCGAGTGGCCGTAGATCCCCACCCGGTCGAGGTCGATGTACTTGTGCTCGGCGCCCAGCTCCTGGATCACGTATTTCTTGTCGGCCAGCCCGTAGTCGCGCAGGTTGAGATAGCCGAACGTATCGTAGGCGCGCGACCGCTCGGGGCTGCCGCCGCGGTTGCCGAACGTGACGACCACGAAGCCCAACTGCGCCAGCCGCTGCTGCTGCGCGGCGGGCGAGAAGTTGAACACCACCGATTCGGTCTGCGGCCCCGGATACGTGTAGGTGATGATCGGGTACGATCTGGTGGAGTCGAAGTCGAACGGCTTCCACATCTCGCCCCAGATGTCGGTCACGCCGTCGGCGGCCTTCACGTGGAACGGTTCGGGCGGCTTCCAGCCCAACGTCTTGAGCCCCGAGATGTCCATCGTCTCGAGATCCATCACCACCTTGCCGGTCTCGTCGCGGATCACGGCGCGCGGCGCCATGTCGATGCGCGAGTAGTTGTCCACGTCGTACTTGAAGTTGGGCGAGAGATCCGCCGTGTGCGTGGCGTCGCCGGCGTCCACGAGCGCGAGTCCGGTGCCGTCCAGATTGACGCGATAGAGATGGTGGTAGTACAGATCCTCATCCGGCTCGCGTCCCACGCCGTCGATCCAGGCCACGCCGCGCACCGAGTCCACCTTCACCAGGTCCTGGGCGCGCCAGGGTCCCGCGGTGAGGGCGTTCTTGAGCTTGCCGTCGTGCGAGTACAGGTAGTACTCGCCCCAGCCGGTGGAGTCGGACCACCAGATGAAGTCGCCGCCCGCCTTCACGTAGTGCGGCTCCTGCGTCTGCAGCCCGCCCCAGTCGCTCTTCTCCGTGAGGAGCGTCTTGATAGCGTGCGTTTTGAGGTCGACGTCGATCATCTCGAGTTCGCGCTGCGTGCGGTCGCGCCGCACGAGACTCAGGACGTCGTGGCCCGCGTCCGGCCAGACGAGGTTCATGATCCGCTGGTCCTTGTACTTGCTCACGTCCAGCGGCGTCACCGACTTGTCGCCGAGGGTGTACGTGTAGAGTTCCACCTGCGCCACGTTCTCCTCGCCGGGCATCGCGTACGGGTACTCCATGAGCGTGGGACGCGGATTGGCCAGGTAGTTCACCAGGTAGAGGTCCTTCACCTTGCGTTCGTCCTGGCGCATGACCGCGAACGCCTTGGAATCGCGCGACCAGACCACGTTGGCCCGTACGCGCGCGTCGAGCGGCGGCGCGCCGCGGCCGCCCTCCGCGGTGCCCTCGCGGGCCAACAGCACCGCGGCCGTGTCGAGATAGCCGAACGTCCGCTTGATCTCGCCGTCGGTGGACACCTGCACGGTGTCCTTGGTGATCGTGTCGACGACGAACAGGTTGTTGTCGCGGGCGAACGCGAAGTGCGTGCTGTCGGGCGAGTAGTTGTGGAAATCGCCGCCGCCGCGCCCGAAGAATCCGCCGCCGCCGCGCCCGCCGCGTCCCTCGGTCTCCCGCGTGGCCGGGCCGACGCGCCGGATGGCCTCGGTGGCCAGCGTCCACTCCCAGCGCGAGCTGTCGGCGTTGAACTCGAAGCTCTTGTGGTCCTTGCTCAGCGTGATCGTGGCGAACGGGAGATTGTACCCATCGTATGCGTGCCCCGACGCCGCGGTGAGCGCGGCCGCGAGCTTGGTGTGGTCGAACAGCGGCCGCTTGACCTTGAGCGCCGGCACCACGAGGAAGAAGGTGGAGCCGGTATGGTCCTTCCAGTTGTACCACATCGAATCGCTCTTGCCGATCCAGTGCGGATCGACCGCCGAGC
Coding sequences within it:
- a CDS encoding DPP IV N-terminal domain-containing protein, with translation MPAPVPPCPTHLGRGPWSRWFCTAAAFALLAAVAPPASAQHAHANQANWALADKFTPEALRPVLYSSAVDPHWIGKSDSMWYNWKDHTGSTFFLVVPALKVKRPLFDHTKLAAALTAASGHAYDGYNLPFATITLSKDHKSFEFNADSSRWEWTLATEAIRRVGPATRETEGRGGRGGGGFFGRGGGDFHNYSPDSTHFAFARDNNLFVVDTITKDTVQVSTDGEIKRTFGYLDTAAVLLAREGTAEGGRGAPPLDARVRANVVWSRDSKAFAVMRQDERKVKDLYLVNYLANPRPTLMEYPYAMPGEENVAQVELYTYTLGDKSVTPLDVSKYKDQRIMNLVWPDAGHDVLSLVRRDRTQRELEMIDVDLKTHAIKTLLTEKSDWGGLQTQEPHYVKAGGDFIWWSDSTGWGEYYLYSHDGKLKNALTAGPWRAQDLVKVDSVRGVAWIDGVGREPDEDLYYHHLYRVNLDGTGLALVDAGDATHTADLSPNFKYDVDNYSRIDMAPRAVIRDETGKVVMDLETMDISGLKTLGWKPPEPFHVKAADGVTDIWGEMWKPFDFDSTRSYPIITYTYPGPQTESVVFNFSPAAQQQRLAQLGFVVVTFGNRGGSPERSRAYDTFGYLNLRDYGLADKKYVIQELGAEHKYIDLDRVGIYGHSGGGFQTAAAMLLPPYNEFFKVGVSESGNHDNNVYNQNWSEQYHGLKIESPNATGAGRGGRGGRGRMGGSTPQAASDPADTTAKYEIHVPTTVELAPNLKGALLLETGLMDNNVHPANTMRLVNALIKAHKRFSVMVYPPKPHGYGDMAPYAQEMMMEFFATHFLGDNYGGSASMNAH